The following proteins come from a genomic window of Salvia hispanica cultivar TCC Black 2014 chromosome 4, UniMelb_Shisp_WGS_1.0, whole genome shotgun sequence:
- the LOC125220337 gene encoding uncharacterized protein LOC125220337, whose protein sequence is MRVVELGDSGGVTRRRSWRIKLTPRLNLVVNLLRFRYSQIDHAAGDVSVTVGIEAVHLRSKDVPAHVRSISFRAKISQLFGFREISLFLAMSEGSIRRRNH, encoded by the exons ATGCGAGTTGTAGAGCTAGGCGATTCCGGCGGGGTGACGCGGCGGAGGTCGTGGCGCATCAAGCTGACGCCGCGGCTGAACCTTGTAGTGAATCTCCTTCGATTTCGCTATAGTCAGATCGATCACGCTGCAGGCGATGTCTCTGTCACCGTCGGAATCGAAGCGGTGCACCTCCGATCTAAGGATGTTCCAGCACACGTCCGATCTATCAGTTTCAGAGCAAAGATCTCTCAG TTGTTCGGATTTCGAGAAATCTCGTTATTTTTGGCTATGAGTGAAGGTTCAATTCGTAGGAGAAATCATTAG
- the LOC125185130 gene encoding probable prolyl 4-hydroxylase 3 isoform X1 codes for MAKARGNRHQGKRSSTVVLVLSMLLMLSVVLLMLLGLGILSLPIGSDEGLSAIGDHIKLKRLKIDVKNEGNGLGERTEQWTEILSWEPRAFLYHNFLSKEECEYLINLARPHMVKSTVVDSKTGKSKDSRVRTSSGTFLRRGRDKVIRNIEKRIADYTFIPAEHGEGLQILHYEVGQKYEPHYDYFLDEFNTKNGGQRIATVLMYLSDVEEGGETIFPAAKGNFSSSLGLSECGKKGLAVKPKMGDALLFWSMCPDASLDPSSLHGGCPVIKGNKWSSTKWMHVGEYRV; via the exons ATGGCGAAGGCACGGGGAAATCGGCACCAAGGCAAGAGATCGTCTACGGTAGTTTTGGTGCTCTCGATGCTATTAATGCTCTCAGTCGTTCTATTGATGCTTCTCGGTCTAggaattctctctctccccatTGGCTCCGATGAGGGATTGTCAGCGATCGGAGATCATATCAAATTGAAACGCTTAAAAATAGACGt AAAAAACGAAGGGAATGGATTGGGGGAAAGAACGGAACAGTGGACTGAGATCCTTTCATGGGAACCTAGGGCTTTCTTGTACCATAACTTTTTG TCTAAGGAAGAATGCGAGTATCTGATAAATCTTGCTCGACCCCACATGGTAAAATCAACAGTGGTTGATAGCAAGACTGGCAAGAGTAAAGATAGCAG GGTTCGAACAAGTTCTGGAACGTTCTTGAGGAGAGGTCGGGATAAAGTTATcagaaatattgaaaaaagaaTAGCAGACTACACTTTTATTCCCGCAG aGCATGGAGAAGGACTACAAATTTTGCACTATGAAGTGGGGCAAAAGTACGAGCCTCACTACGACTACTTTCTTGATGaatttaacacaaaaaatgGAGGTCAACGCATAGCTACAGTTCTTATGTATTT GTCAGATGTTGAAGAAGGCGGTGAGACAATTTTCCCTGCCGCCAAGGGAAACTTTAGCTCTTCTTTAGGTTTGTCCGAGTGTGGCAAGAAAGGCCTGGCTGTGAAACCGAAGATGGGCGACGCACTACTTTTCTGGAGTATGTGCCCTGATGCTTCTTTAGATCCATCAAGCTTGCATG gAGGCTGTCCTGTTATCAAAGGGAATAAGTGGTCATCTACAAAGTGGATGCATGTTGGTGAATACAGAGTGTAG
- the LOC125185130 gene encoding probable prolyl 4-hydroxylase 3 isoform X2, with the protein MAKARGNRHQGKRSSTVVLVLSMLLMLSVVLLMLLGLGILSLPIGSDEGLSAIGDHIKLKRLKIDVKNEGNGLGERTEQWTEILSWEPRAFLYHNFLSKEECEYLINLARPHMVKSTVVDSKTGKSKDSRVRTSSGTFLRRGRDKVIRNIEKRIADYTFIPAEHGEGLQILHYEVGQKYEPHYDYFLDEFNTKNGGQRIATVLMYLSDVEEGGETIFPAAKGNFSSSLGLSECGKKGLAVKPKMGDALLFWSMCPDASLDPSSLHGGCPVIKEICCHLQS; encoded by the exons ATGGCGAAGGCACGGGGAAATCGGCACCAAGGCAAGAGATCGTCTACGGTAGTTTTGGTGCTCTCGATGCTATTAATGCTCTCAGTCGTTCTATTGATGCTTCTCGGTCTAggaattctctctctccccatTGGCTCCGATGAGGGATTGTCAGCGATCGGAGATCATATCAAATTGAAACGCTTAAAAATAGACGt AAAAAACGAAGGGAATGGATTGGGGGAAAGAACGGAACAGTGGACTGAGATCCTTTCATGGGAACCTAGGGCTTTCTTGTACCATAACTTTTTG TCTAAGGAAGAATGCGAGTATCTGATAAATCTTGCTCGACCCCACATGGTAAAATCAACAGTGGTTGATAGCAAGACTGGCAAGAGTAAAGATAGCAG GGTTCGAACAAGTTCTGGAACGTTCTTGAGGAGAGGTCGGGATAAAGTTATcagaaatattgaaaaaagaaTAGCAGACTACACTTTTATTCCCGCAG aGCATGGAGAAGGACTACAAATTTTGCACTATGAAGTGGGGCAAAAGTACGAGCCTCACTACGACTACTTTCTTGATGaatttaacacaaaaaatgGAGGTCAACGCATAGCTACAGTTCTTATGTATTT GTCAGATGTTGAAGAAGGCGGTGAGACAATTTTCCCTGCCGCCAAGGGAAACTTTAGCTCTTCTTTAGGTTTGTCCGAGTGTGGCAAGAAAGGCCTGGCTGTGAAACCGAAGATGGGCGACGCACTACTTTTCTGGAGTATGTGCCCTGATGCTTCTTTAGATCCATCAAGCTTGCATG GAGGCTGTCCTGTCATCAAAGAGATATGTTGTCATCTACAAAGTTGA